The Streptomyces sp. NBC_01244 genome contains a region encoding:
- a CDS encoding glycosyltransferase, which yields MFISVFICVVSLALFWMAAFTLWWQMHAWRTPETLASTRFDRPDGGGRLAFSLLLPARHEQAVLEHTIERLLESSHRDYEIIVIVGHDDPGTAEVAERAAARAPGLVRVITDHHEVKNKPKALNTALPHCRGDIVGVFDAEDQVHPELLSHVDHAFRATGADVVQGGVQLINFHSSWYSLRNCLEYFFWFRSRLHLHAEKGFIPLGGNTVFVRTEVLREAGGWDPNCLAEDCDLGVRLSSVGKKVVVAYDSDMVTREETPGSLVSLLKQRTRWNQGFLQVYRKKDWQQLPGRGQRWLARYTLMTPFMQATSGVVIPVNFAVAVFLDVPVGVAIVTFLPMITAMVTFVFEVVGLHDFGRQYGLRVRFTHYVKLVVGGPFYQVMLAGAAIRAVWREQRGRNEWELTSHTGAHLATATATATATATATATVSASGEAPSSPNTLTREDSPR from the coding sequence TTGTTCATATCCGTGTTCATTTGTGTGGTATCGCTCGCGCTCTTCTGGATGGCGGCGTTCACGCTCTGGTGGCAGATGCACGCCTGGCGGACGCCCGAGACGCTCGCCTCGACACGGTTCGACCGCCCCGACGGCGGCGGCCGGCTGGCCTTCTCCCTGCTCCTGCCGGCCCGCCACGAGCAGGCGGTCCTGGAGCACACCATCGAGCGGCTCCTGGAATCGAGCCACCGTGACTACGAGATCATCGTGATCGTCGGCCACGACGACCCCGGGACCGCTGAGGTGGCCGAACGCGCGGCCGCCCGCGCGCCCGGTCTCGTACGGGTCATCACCGACCACCACGAGGTCAAGAACAAGCCGAAGGCCCTCAACACCGCCCTCCCGCACTGCCGGGGCGACATCGTCGGGGTCTTCGACGCCGAGGACCAGGTCCATCCCGAGCTGCTGTCCCACGTGGACCACGCCTTCCGCGCCACCGGCGCCGACGTGGTCCAGGGCGGGGTCCAGCTCATCAACTTCCACTCCAGCTGGTACAGCCTGCGCAACTGCCTGGAGTACTTCTTCTGGTTCCGCTCCCGGCTGCACCTGCACGCCGAGAAGGGCTTCATCCCGCTCGGCGGCAACACCGTCTTCGTGCGCACCGAGGTGCTGCGCGAGGCCGGCGGCTGGGATCCGAACTGCCTCGCCGAGGACTGTGACCTGGGCGTACGGCTGTCCTCCGTCGGCAAGAAGGTGGTCGTCGCCTACGACTCCGACATGGTGACCCGCGAGGAGACCCCGGGATCCCTGGTCAGCCTGCTCAAGCAGCGCACCCGCTGGAACCAGGGATTCCTACAGGTCTACCGCAAGAAGGACTGGCAGCAGCTGCCCGGCCGCGGCCAGCGCTGGCTGGCCCGCTACACGCTGATGACCCCCTTCATGCAGGCGACCTCCGGGGTGGTCATCCCGGTGAACTTCGCCGTCGCCGTCTTCCTCGACGTGCCCGTCGGCGTCGCGATCGTCACCTTCCTGCCGATGATCACCGCGATGGTGACCTTCGTCTTCGAAGTGGTCGGCCTGCACGACTTCGGCCGCCAGTACGGGCTGCGGGTGCGCTTCACGCACTACGTCAAGCTCGTGGTCGGCGGCCCGTTCTACCAGGTGATGCTGGCCGGCGCCGCGATCCGCGCGGTCTGGCGCGAGCAGCGCGGCCGCAACGAGTGGGAGCTCACCAGCCACACCGGAGCCCACCTCGCTACAGCGACAGCGACCGCTACAGCGACCGCGACCGCGACAGCGACCGTGTCCGCGTCCGGTGAAGCCCCGAGCAGCCCGAACACCCTCACCCGAGAGGACAGCCCCCGGTGA
- a CDS encoding galactose oxidase-like domain-containing protein, with translation MRRTIRRRAGWRAALLAVGAMTAGLLLTAPQQATAGPPNLLTNPGFETAGPAGSDMPACWSKSGWGDNDFTFATVAGAHSGTKAMKVSLTRRVDGDRKALVTESGTCAPTVVPGRQYDLSAWYKSNTPDVSVTVFRHDATAGWQYWTDLQNPPVSAAWARTEVRTPAVPPGTDKIAWGLSVYGVGTLTTDDYALEEVGAVPPQPTCTGTATECAKGKWEVIAAKNPVRSMHAVVLKNGKVLLIAGSGNDIAQFNAGTFTSAVYDPANGSFKTIPTPVDMFCSGHVQLSDGRVLVMSGNKGYPSADGTIGYQGLKDSYTFDPATEKYTKTNDMNGGHWYPSATVLGNGDVISFGGLKEDSTGNVTAEKFSAAQNKWLPMNEVNQTWSYWGLYPSMILMQDGRLFYSGSHTFGNGTQGTGASVYDYAANTITDVPGLRNKDQRDESASVLLPPAQDQRVLTIGGGNNETNPAANRITDIIDLKQPSPAYTAGPDLPQGLVDQGAGKRPQTGAEGKMYVSAVLLPDGKVLETGGALHDRADPVYEASLFDPVTNTYQPGLATDPIPRTYHSASFLMPDGRVMSVGDNPGNGTYNHNVSIYTPPYLFKGARPQITSVIDNQWVYGDTQRITVNRAVAKAELIRPAAVTHSSDPNQRFVDLPLTVVNGTTIDLNVTSNPNLAPPGWYMLFAVDANGIPSIAQWVHLGGPSALAATAEPPTAHEHTFANELAAPKKNPAKRDSAPVAPSVAGCDRHYGTANVCVPTRFPAEVKATTKARCDWLAAHKYPTRLKVNGSDPLRLDPDGDGYACT, from the coding sequence ATGCGAAGGACGATCCGGCGCAGGGCAGGGTGGCGGGCCGCTCTGCTGGCCGTCGGGGCGATGACCGCGGGCCTGCTGCTGACCGCACCGCAGCAGGCCACGGCCGGACCGCCCAACCTGCTCACCAATCCCGGTTTCGAGACCGCCGGCCCGGCGGGCTCCGACATGCCCGCCTGCTGGTCGAAATCCGGCTGGGGCGACAACGACTTCACCTTCGCCACCGTCGCCGGCGCGCACTCCGGCACCAAGGCGATGAAGGTCTCGCTCACCCGCCGGGTGGACGGCGACCGCAAGGCCCTGGTCACCGAGAGCGGCACCTGCGCCCCGACGGTCGTACCGGGCCGGCAGTACGACCTTTCGGCCTGGTACAAGTCGAACACCCCGGACGTGTCGGTGACCGTGTTCCGCCACGACGCGACGGCCGGCTGGCAGTACTGGACCGACCTGCAGAATCCCCCCGTCAGTGCCGCGTGGGCGCGCACGGAGGTCCGTACGCCGGCGGTCCCGCCGGGCACCGACAAGATCGCGTGGGGTCTGTCCGTCTACGGGGTGGGCACGCTCACCACCGACGACTACGCGCTGGAGGAGGTGGGCGCGGTTCCGCCGCAGCCCACCTGCACGGGGACGGCGACGGAGTGCGCGAAGGGCAAGTGGGAGGTGATCGCCGCCAAGAACCCGGTGCGGTCGATGCACGCCGTCGTGCTGAAGAACGGCAAGGTGCTGCTGATCGCGGGCTCGGGCAACGACATCGCCCAGTTCAACGCGGGCACCTTCACCTCCGCCGTCTACGACCCGGCGAACGGCTCGTTCAAGACGATCCCGACGCCCGTGGACATGTTCTGCTCCGGCCACGTGCAGCTGTCCGACGGCCGGGTGCTGGTGATGAGCGGCAACAAGGGCTATCCGTCGGCCGACGGCACGATCGGCTATCAGGGGCTGAAGGACTCGTACACCTTCGACCCGGCGACCGAGAAGTACACGAAGACCAACGACATGAACGGTGGGCACTGGTACCCGTCCGCGACGGTCCTCGGCAACGGTGACGTGATCTCCTTCGGCGGGCTGAAGGAGGACTCGACGGGCAATGTGACCGCGGAGAAGTTCTCGGCGGCGCAGAACAAGTGGCTGCCGATGAACGAGGTCAATCAGACCTGGTCGTACTGGGGCCTGTACCCGTCGATGATCCTCATGCAGGACGGCCGGCTCTTCTACTCGGGCAGCCACACCTTCGGCAACGGCACCCAGGGCACCGGCGCCTCCGTCTACGACTACGCCGCCAACACGATCACCGACGTGCCGGGCCTGCGCAACAAGGACCAGCGCGACGAGTCGGCGAGCGTGCTGCTGCCGCCGGCGCAGGACCAGCGGGTCCTGACCATCGGCGGCGGCAACAACGAGACCAACCCGGCGGCGAACCGGATCACCGACATCATCGACCTGAAGCAGCCGAGCCCCGCCTACACGGCCGGCCCGGACCTGCCGCAGGGTCTGGTCGACCAGGGCGCGGGCAAGCGCCCGCAGACCGGCGCCGAGGGCAAGATGTACGTGTCCGCCGTGCTGCTGCCGGACGGCAAGGTGCTGGAGACCGGCGGCGCCCTGCACGACCGGGCCGACCCGGTGTACGAGGCCTCGCTCTTCGACCCGGTGACCAACACCTACCAGCCGGGCCTGGCCACCGACCCGATCCCGCGGACGTACCACTCGGCGTCGTTCCTGATGCCGGACGGCCGCGTCATGTCGGTCGGGGACAACCCGGGGAACGGCACGTACAACCACAACGTGTCGATCTACACCCCGCCGTACCTCTTCAAGGGGGCGCGCCCGCAGATCACCTCGGTGATCGACAACCAGTGGGTGTACGGGGACACGCAGCGGATCACCGTCAACCGGGCGGTCGCCAAGGCGGAGCTGATCCGTCCGGCGGCGGTCACCCACTCCTCGGACCCGAACCAGCGGTTCGTGGACCTGCCGCTCACGGTCGTCAACGGCACCACCATCGACCTGAACGTCACCAGCAACCCGAACCTGGCGCCGCCCGGCTGGTACATGCTCTTCGCGGTCGACGCGAACGGCATCCCGTCGATCGCGCAGTGGGTGCACCTGGGCGGCCCGTCGGCCCTGGCGGCCACCGCCGAGCCCCCGACCGCGCACGAGCACACCTTCGCGAACGAGCTGGCGGCCCCGAAGAAGAACCCCGCGAAGCGGGACTCGGCCCCGGTGGCCCCGAGCGTGGCCGGCTGCGACCGGCACTACGGCACGGCCAACGTGTGCGTGCCCACGCGGTTCCCGGCGGAGGTGAAGGCGACGACGAAGGCCCGCTGCGACTGGCTGGCCGCACACAAGTACCCGACCCGCCTG
- a CDS encoding ArnT family glycosyltransferase encodes MPRQRTGGLGVRPAAPVRPLVRFRSSRPDLLLCGALLLAILLVQGWNITNFPTLSDDEGTYLAQAWAVQQGKGLAHYTYWYDHPPLGWIQIAGLTYLPSLFVPDSMTVAPMRFSMLAVSAASSVLLYVLARRLWLPRWAAGLAMGLFGLSPLSVVLQREIFLDNIAVMWMLLAFCLAASPSRHLWHHFASGLAAATAVLTKETMLVVLPALLVTMWRHSHRDTRKFAVTGAVTACVLIGVTYPLYALLNAELLPGSGHVSLIGGIVYQMGRAGSGFILDPGSGSHGVFESWLYYDTVLPLGGLAGAVLLLATIRWSVTARALAGPALAVVILALVALRPSGYLPAMYVIQALPFLALVLAGGAASVTHAVLRRRRVPGERRALAYGRWALIGVLAAAAVVYLVPRWYDGNRTALTVDANAPYRQAAAWLGREVSEPATTRVLVDDALWLDAVHHGFAPGLGAIWFYKADLDPAVTKTLPGGWRDIDYVVSSPTVRRDAAQLPNVKAALEHSTPVAVFGTGEDRIEIRRTDASTRTDPTTRTDPTVRTVNGS; translated from the coding sequence ATCCCGCGCCAACGCACCGGCGGCCTCGGGGTCCGACCCGCCGCGCCGGTCCGGCCGCTCGTCCGGTTCCGTTCCTCCCGCCCCGATCTGCTGCTGTGCGGGGCGCTGCTGCTCGCGATCCTGCTCGTACAGGGCTGGAACATCACCAACTTCCCGACCCTCAGCGACGACGAGGGCACCTACCTCGCGCAGGCCTGGGCCGTCCAGCAGGGCAAGGGGCTGGCCCACTACACCTACTGGTACGACCATCCTCCGCTCGGCTGGATCCAGATAGCGGGCCTGACCTACCTGCCGTCCCTGTTCGTACCCGACTCGATGACCGTCGCGCCGATGCGGTTCTCGATGCTCGCGGTCTCCGCCGCCAGCTCGGTCCTGCTGTACGTGCTCGCGCGACGGCTCTGGCTGCCGCGCTGGGCGGCCGGGCTCGCCATGGGCCTGTTCGGGCTCTCCCCGCTCTCCGTCGTGCTGCAGCGGGAGATCTTCCTCGACAACATCGCCGTGATGTGGATGCTGCTGGCCTTCTGCCTGGCCGCGTCCCCCAGCCGCCACCTCTGGCACCACTTCGCCTCCGGACTGGCGGCCGCCACCGCCGTGCTGACCAAGGAGACGATGCTGGTGGTGCTCCCGGCGCTGCTGGTGACGATGTGGCGTCACAGCCACCGGGACACCCGTAAGTTCGCCGTCACCGGAGCCGTCACCGCCTGTGTGCTCATCGGGGTGACGTATCCCCTGTACGCGCTGCTCAACGCCGAGCTGCTGCCCGGCTCCGGCCACGTCTCCCTCATCGGCGGGATCGTCTACCAGATGGGCCGGGCCGGTTCCGGCTTCATCCTCGACCCCGGCTCCGGCTCGCACGGGGTCTTCGAGTCCTGGCTGTACTACGACACCGTGCTGCCGCTCGGCGGTCTGGCCGGTGCGGTGCTGCTGCTCGCCACCATCCGGTGGTCGGTCACGGCCCGGGCGCTCGCCGGTCCGGCGCTGGCCGTGGTCATCCTCGCCCTCGTCGCCCTGCGGCCCTCCGGCTACCTCCCGGCGATGTACGTGATCCAGGCGCTGCCGTTCCTGGCGCTGGTCCTCGCCGGGGGCGCGGCCAGCGTCACCCACGCCGTGCTGCGCCGCCGCCGCGTGCCGGGGGAGCGGCGGGCCCTGGCCTACGGGCGGTGGGCGCTGATCGGCGTCCTGGCCGCCGCGGCCGTCGTGTACCTGGTCCCGCGCTGGTACGACGGCAACCGGACGGCGCTGACGGTCGACGCGAACGCCCCGTACCGGCAGGCCGCGGCCTGGCTCGGGCGCGAGGTGAGCGAGCCCGCCACGACCCGGGTGCTGGTCGACGACGCGCTGTGGCTGGACGCGGTCCACCACGGGTTCGCCCCGGGGCTCGGGGCCATCTGGTTCTACAAGGCCGACCTGGACCCGGCGGTCACCAAGACCCTGCCGGGCGGCTGGCGGGACATCGACTACGTGGTCTCCTCGCCGACCGTCCGGCGCGACGCTGCGCAACTGCCCAATGTGAAGGCGGCGTTGGAGCATTCGACGCCGGTCGCCGTCTTCGGCACGGGCGAGGACCGCATCGAGATCCGGCGCACGGACGCCTCGACCCGCACCGATCCCACCACCCGCACCGATCCCACGGTCCGCACCGTCAACGGGAGTTGA
- a CDS encoding glycosyltransferase family 2 protein, with amino-acid sequence MSEDLWAPHAPHAPDAPHLPEAAVEAPAPGSVTLIIPTFNEAGNIAELLSRLALALPAHLPCSVLFVDDSTDDTPAVIEKAALECAFPVAVLHRETATGGLGGAVVEGIARADTDWIVVMDADLQHPPHLVPELVGEGERTGADLVVASRYIAGGSRAGLAGSYRIAVSRGATWLTKGLFPRALHGISDPMSGFFAMRRSAVTQEALKPLGYKILLELAVRCRPARVAEVPFVFQDRFSGESKSTAREGLRFLTHLASLRSATPLARMIGFGLVGLSGFVPNLAALWMLTHTGMNYLLAEVVANQAGVLWNFLLIETLLFRDRRRHRRWADRFGRFTLLANADLLLRIPLIAVFVGTWGFGVLSATALALVVTFVLRFAATEALVYLPRKAGRTHTS; translated from the coding sequence ATGAGCGAAGACCTGTGGGCTCCGCACGCCCCGCACGCCCCGGATGCCCCGCACCTGCCGGAGGCCGCCGTCGAGGCGCCCGCCCCGGGCAGCGTCACCCTCATCATCCCGACCTTCAACGAGGCCGGGAACATAGCCGAGTTGCTGAGCAGGCTGGCCCTGGCGCTGCCCGCGCACCTGCCCTGCTCGGTGCTGTTCGTCGACGATTCCACGGACGACACCCCGGCCGTCATCGAGAAGGCCGCCCTGGAGTGCGCCTTCCCGGTGGCGGTCCTGCACCGCGAGACCGCCACCGGAGGGCTCGGCGGGGCGGTGGTGGAGGGGATCGCGCGGGCGGACACGGACTGGATCGTCGTCATGGACGCCGACCTCCAGCATCCGCCCCACCTGGTCCCCGAGCTGGTCGGGGAGGGGGAGCGCACCGGCGCCGACCTGGTCGTGGCCTCCCGGTACATCGCCGGGGGCAGCCGGGCCGGGCTCGCCGGGAGCTACCGGATCGCCGTCTCGCGCGGAGCGACCTGGCTGACCAAGGGGCTCTTCCCGCGGGCCCTGCACGGGATCAGCGATCCGATGAGCGGGTTCTTCGCGATGCGCCGCTCGGCCGTCACGCAGGAGGCGCTGAAGCCGCTGGGCTACAAGATCCTGCTGGAGCTGGCCGTGCGCTGCCGGCCGGCGCGGGTGGCCGAGGTGCCCTTCGTCTTCCAGGACCGCTTCTCGGGGGAGTCCAAGTCCACCGCCCGCGAGGGCCTGCGGTTCCTGACCCACCTCGCCTCGCTGCGGTCCGCGACCCCGCTGGCCCGCATGATCGGCTTCGGGCTGGTCGGGCTCTCCGGCTTCGTCCCGAACCTGGCCGCGCTGTGGATGCTCACGCACACCGGGATGAACTACCTGCTCGCCGAGGTGGTGGCGAACCAGGCCGGGGTGCTGTGGAACTTCCTCCTCATCGAGACCCTGCTGTTCCGCGACCGGCGCCGCCACCGCCGCTGGGCCGACCGGTTCGGGCGTTTCACGCTGTTGGCCAACGCCGATCTGCTGCTGCGGATCCCGCTGATCGCGGTGTTCGTCGGCACCTGGGGCTTCGGCGTCCTGTCCGCGACCGCGCTCGCGCTGGTCGTCACCTTCGTCCTGCGTTTCGCGGCGACGGAGGCGCTCGTCTACCTCCCGCGCAAAGCGGGCCGTACGCACACGAGTTGA